CGATATAGTTCGGTATCTCCTGCTGACTCAGTTCACCGCGATAGTCTATCCAGGGTAAGTCAATACTTGGGCCCTGTAATCTTCCTGCCAGCAGGATTTTTAGATTAGGTATTTTGTGTGCCAGGATTTTACTTGCAGCGAACAATAGTGGCCCTCTCTGAGGTGTGATGGCGCCAAAAAATCCAATGACCGGAATGCCCGCGTCTATAGCCAGTTGTTGTCTTGCTTTCTGTTTGTCTAGTGGCCGAAACAGGTTTGTATCCACGCCATTTTCGACGAGCAGGGTGTTGCTGTTCCATTGGCCGAGACGTGACTGCAGAGGTCGGCTTGCGCAGAGTACGAGGTCAGCCTGGCTAGTGGCTTTGTGGAACATGGCCTTCATGCCAGGGAGTTTGTTGCCTTTGAAGGCAGGGTAATAATCATAGACATCAAACACAAAGCGGCAGGCCAGCCGCTTACTGATTAACCATGCCAGATAGCCAATATGGCTGTCACCGCTTGCGATGAAAATATGGGGTTTGGATTTTTTGATGGCTTGATAGGCCCTCATGGGCATAAGAGGAAGCTGCCAGACTGTGCTTGGTAGGGTGCGGAAGGTTAGGCCATCCATGCTGCGTTCAATAGCTTTACTATTACGGTAATCAAGCGCTATGACATTGACCTCATGCCCCAACTTCGCAAGTTGTTTCGGGATATGGAACAGCCGGCCAAATTGATCTTCAATTAGATCTTTATTGGTGTAGTAGCGTTTGCACAGGAGGGTGATGCGCATTTGTTACTTTTCCGCGATGAACACCATCTGATGACAATGGTAAGGGTCCAGCTTTTCCAAAATGTGCTGGAGAAAATTCGGGAAGGGGTAGAGGCCGAACCCGTAGCCCTTGATGTCGGTAAAGCCGAGCATGTTGAGGTAACGGTGCAGCACTCGGTAGCTGAATACGACGAGGTGGCGATGCACCGGGGTTTCAGATTCAGTGTCAGGAAGCAGGTTTGGGCTGCTGACCTTGAAGAGTTCTTCTCCGGCAAGCAGTGCGTTGGAGTCGGGATGCGGGCCGCTGGAGGGCATTTTGCCGACGATTAACAGTGCGATGGTGAAGAGGGTGCTGATGTTGGGGGTGAGCAGGACCAGTGTGCCCTGGGGTTCGAGGACGCGATGGCACTCCCGCATGAAGGCGCAGGGGTTGAGCAGGTGTTCCAGTACCGACAGGGCAAAGACGCAGCGAAAGCTGTCGTTGTCGAAGGGTAGCTGTCGGTTGAGATCGCCTTGGATGATGTTGAGCCCTTTGGCCTGGGCTTGGTCCACGCAACCCTGGTTCCATTCGATGCCTTGGTAGCGAGAGGTATCCAGGTTGATCTGGCGCTGCAGTCGGTGGAATGAGCCGCCGGTGTTGGCGCCGCAGTCCAGAACGCTGCCGTCCTCGTGAATGGCTTGGGTTATCTGCTCGAAGGCCAGGCCATAGGCTTCGTCCATGGTGCGGCGGTAGAGGTTTTTGAAGTAATGTTGGAGCATCGTCTGATCCTGGGTGCTGAGCGGAAATTAACGCTCGATTAATTTTGGCACGAGCGAGGGGAATCAAAGGCAACTGCCCATCCCCCTCTCCACAACCCCTCTCTCCGAGGGCGATGGGGCCTTCTCCCCTCTCCCGCTAGCGGGGAGACGGCTGCACGGACGCAGGAGGTAGAACAACGTCTGGAACAGCGGCCGAGTTGTCGGGGGGAGGGTATAAGCACAAGTTAGAACATTTAACGACGCCCTGCCAAGGTCAGGGTAAATTTGTGCATGACAAGTTCACTCTCCGTGAAGAATACTGGATGTGGCCGACAACAAGGCCGGCAAGTCTTGATGAACAGTATTCCATACGATGCGGAGATCAACCCCAAAGTATTGATGGATCGGCAGGTTACGAAAGTCTTTGATTTCTCTCCATGGCACATCTGGATACTTCTCCTTCAGCGATTCGGGCAATTTGCCAACGGCCTCGCCAATGACTTCGAACTCGCGGATTACTGCGGCATGCCGCATCCTGTCCGTGCTGAACTGTTCAAAATCCAAATTTTTGACATACGAGAGAATGGCTTGCCCGGAGTCGAGAATGTCCGCCAGATAAAGCGTGCAGTCTCGTTCAAACATGGAGCATGTCTTGTTTGGCTGTCTCTCTGACGGCGGGCTTCATGGCGCTTTCAATGCCAAGGTCAATACGCTGGCCCAATTGCGCTTCAAGGTAGCGTTTCAGGCCAAAAAAATTGCTGAGGGTTTTTTTTGCTTCAGTCAGTTCGACCGCGATATCGATATCGCTGTCATCGGTGGCGTTTCCCCGTGCGTAGCTGCCAAACAGGGCAATTTTTTGCACCCCATAATCCAGGCGCAGTGTCTCCCGGTGTGTTTTCAGGAAATCCAGAATTTCATTTCGGTTCATTGGGAGGCTCCATGAGGCACATAAAGGCGGTCTGGTACACGCCTTGTTCGGTTAAGTTCGGTAAGAGTCTATCAAATAATTTTGTTAGCTATTCAGCACTTCCCGAACCTGGTTGGTCAGCCATCTGCTCAGTTCATGCACGATCGCAGGCAGGGCCATGCCTTCGGTGAAATAGCTAAATTTGTCACCCAGGCCGCCGATCTGCTGCTTCAGTTCGCGAATTTGGCGGTCGGTTTCCTTTTGGGATTCGGCCAGCGCCTGGATACTGCGCCAGACATCGTCAAATTGAGGGGCGGGGGTGTCGAGTTTGGCCATGGGGCGGCTCCGGATGCGGTTTTCTTGGGATTGTAGCCCAGAATCCCGAGCTGGCGTTCAGGGTTCCCGATTGGGTTCGGCAGCTGGATTAAAGGTACCAGGGTCGAATTCATTTTCTATTGGGGGTGAGCAGGACCAGCATTCCCTGGGGTTCGAGGACGGGGTGGCAAACCCGCATGAAAACACAGCCGTTGAGCAGGTGTTCCAGTACCGACAGGGCAAAGACGCAGCGAAAGCTTTCGTTTTCAAAGGATAGCGGTTGGTTGAGGTCGTTTTGGATGATGTTGCGCCCTTTGGCCTGGGCTTGGTCCACGCAGCCCTGGTTCCACTCTATGCCTTTGTAGCGACTGGGGTTCAGGTTGATCTGGCGCCGCAGTCCAAAACGCTGCCGCCCTCCTGAATGGCTTGGGTTATCTGCTCGAAGGCCAGGCCATAGGCTTCGTCCATGGTGCGGCGGTAGAGGTTTTTGAAGTAATTTTGAAGCATCTGCTCATCCTGGGCGCTTAGCCTGCGCTATGGTTATTTCCCCGCTGGCATTATTGGGGATTGCTCCTCGAACTGAGCTTGCATATCCATGGCGCCGTGCAACACGCGGACAATCCGCACCAGATCGGGCTCTTCATGGAAAATCACAAGGTAGTTGCCGTAGGGGCATGAACGCAGGCCTTTGCCGAGCTCTGGCCGAGGCCGGTAGGCCTTGGGTGCTTGGGTGATTTTGCCACACTGCTCGCGCAACTCCCTCACGAAGGTTTTTGCCCGGCGCGGATTGTCTTGGGCGATATAGTCACCGATGAGCTCGAGATCAAGCTCCGCCTTCGGCATAAATGCCTGTTGCATCGTGCGTTTTCCTCTGCTTCAGTCATCGCTTGATATTTCGCTTCCAGCCGATCAAATACGTCGTCGGCTGGAATATCTGGCCCGCTGGCCAGCCCTATTGTAGATGGCTTCCAAAACCCGCGCCTAAATGGCGAACAGAGAATTTGTGCTTGATTGCATCTCTGTTTTGAGCGCAGCGAGATTTCGGATGACCTCGCTGACGTTGTTGAATCGGCCGGAATCCAGCGGCTGGCGGATGAAGGCTTCGAAATGGGGGCTGAGGGCAACACTGGTGGGCATGGCAATTTCTCCTGATGTCTAATAACAGTTATTAGAGCCAGACTTTATGCCCCCTGTCAACGCGCACCAGGGTCGTTTTGCCGGCCTGATGCGGCCCCGGTAATTTTGCCAAACGGTGGGTATAACGGGCCAGGGTCAATGTAACCGCGCACTACCTTCGACTCCGTTCAGGGGGCGTTGAGGGCGTGCTCGATGTTGGCAATGATCTGTTTGAGCTGAAGATACCCCGCAAGGGAAAGCCGAATGTTGTCCAATCGGAGTTGGACGTCTTCAGGATACTCGTGGGTAAGGGTATTGCGTATCTCGCGCAGGGTGTCCCAGGCTTCAACGCTGTCTATGATACGTAATTTCTCCAGGCGGTTGAGTATATCCAGCATGGTCATACTGTCGTCCAATTCATGCCAGTACTGGAGGAGTAGCCGAAACAGCTTGCCACCGATTTTGTCCTGTATTTTTAGGTAGTTGAACAAGAAACTATTGACGATGCGCTGGTGCTCGTAATGCGCCAGCCAGGCAAGGTCAATGTTTTGGGCAGCCAGGAGGCTGTAGTCGATGTCGGCGCCTTGCATCATTTGCTTGATGCCGGCCAATGTTTGGTTCAATGGCGCTGACATAAGACGACGCCGTTTGTTTGTGCTTCTTGATCGATTGCCCGTTCTGCTGGGCTTGCGGCCAATACCAGGTCAATTTTCTGTTCGCCGATTTTTCGTTTGAGGCGAGCAAGATAGGTCACGCGCTTCATGGCCAGTTGATCGGTTTCATCGGGGTTGACATATAAATCGATGTCACCGCCGCGCAGGTCATCCCGTACTCGACTGCCGAACAGGCGTATTTCACCCCTGCCAAACACCTCAAGGAAGGTGGTGACAATAGCGTCATGTTGTTGCTTGCTTAGTCGCATTTTTTGGGGCTTTATGATGTTAACGCAGCAAGGTCATTTGAGGCCGTTGCCGAGCTCTGACCGAGGCCGGTAGGCTTTGGGTGCTTGGGCGATAAGTCACCGATGTGCTCGAGATCAAGCTCCGCCTTCGGCATAAATACCAGTTGCATCAGGCGGTTTCCTTCGCTTCAGCCATCGCCTGATATTTCGCTTCCAGCCGATCAAATACTTCGTCGGCTGGAATATCTGGTCCGCTGGCCAGGCCTATTGCAACCGCTTCGCGCAGGGCCTGAAGTTTGGCGGCCTGTTCGGCTTCATGCTCTTCAAGGAGACGCAGGCCAGCGCGGACGACCTCGCTGACGTTGTTGAAACGGCCGGCATCCAGCTGCTGGCGGATGAATGCTTCAAAATGGGGGCTGAGGGCAACACTGGTGGGCATGGCGATTACTCCTGAAGTCTAATAACAGTTATTAGAGCCAGCCTTTATGCCCCCTGTCAATGTTCGGCGCAGCTCTGGGTGGGCAGCATGGAGCGGGACGTGCCTGCCGCCTGGTACACCCATGCCGGCGTTGCGGCGTCCATGGGCCCCCTATGCACCGCCTGACTGTAATTGCAGAAGGGTTGAGGCGGCGAGATAGTTACGGCTGACCGATAAGGTGCGTTGGTCCCGGTAGAATCAACGGGGTGAGTGGCGCCTGCCCTTTAGATCAATATATCTTCCCGCATTTGTTGAAGGGTACCGCTTGGATGCCGTCATCAAAACTCAGCGCTGTGCCTCGATAGGCAATGTACTTCCCTTGCAAGGTACGTGTGTTTTCGGAAAACCGGTTCAGCATCTTCTTGAAATCCGGGTGCCAGGTGGCGGCAGCCTTGATTTCCATGCCGATCATGCCGCCGCCAGCTTTATGCAGCAGGTCGATTTCGTTGCCGTGGCTGTCACGGTAGAAATAGAGATTGGCAGCCATACCTCGGTTGTAGCGGGCCTTGAGGGCTTCGACCACGACCAGGTTTTCGAAGATGCTGCCCATCAGCGGGTCGCGGCTGACTTGTTCCGGTTTTTCGATGTCGAGCAGATAGGCGAGCAGGCCGGGTTCGATGAAATAGTATTTAGGTGACTTGATGACCCGCTTACCGAAGTTTTCGAAGTAGGGCGGCAGCTTGAAGATTATGAATGAGGCCTCAAGGATCGACAGCCATTCCTTGATGGTTTTGCCATCGACGCCTACATCGTTGGCGAGTGACTGGTGATTCATGATCTGGCCAACGCGGCCGGCCAGGAGTTTGATGAATTTCTCGAACAGCGTGGCGTCCTTCAGTTGGATCAGTTGGCGAACGTCTCGTTCCACATAGGTCTGATAGTAGTTGGCATAGGCTGTGCGAGGCCGTTGGCGCTGATCATGGATGCGAGGCAGGAAGCCTTGGAAGACGTAGTCCTCAAAGTCATCAAAGTGGATGTTGGCCGAGGCGAGTTCGGCGATGGAAAACGGCAACAGGTGCAGGATGCCGGTCCGTCCTGCCAGCGATTGGCTGATGGCGGCGCGCAGTTCCAGCTGGTGCGAGCCGGTCAGTACGAATCGGCCATTGCGCTGTTCTTCATCGACAATGCCCTGCAGATAGCTCAGCAGCTGCGGTGCGCGCTGGACTTCGTCGAATATGGTGTTGCCCTTGTATTGATTCAGGAATGCTTTTGGGTCTTCGACTGCGATCAGCCGGTTTTCTGGATCTTCCAGCGAGACGTAGTCATATTCCGGCAAGGCCATGCGTACAAGGGTGGTCTTTCCGGCCTGCCTGGGACCCAGCAAGGTAACCACCGGGTATTCGTGCAATTGGGCTAGCAGTTCAGATTGAAGGGTGCGGGGAATCATGGTGGCAGCCTATTCAGTGCAATCTCGGAAATCAACTCCGATATTACACAAAATGTACAGCCCTGCCTATAGCAAGGCCTGGTTGTATCCCAATGGCTTCAACTTAAGGCGTTCACTGGCTGCTTTCAGTAGGTTGGCCGCGGCGGGTTGCAAGGTGCGCGTCATCGACCTTCGCACGCATCTGGCCGTCTTCACGATGGGCTTGCCGGGATCAAGGAAAACAGCATCTATCCTGGGGAATCGATCAATAAGTCATTTTATACAAATTGACGATATTGAATGCAGTCTGTATAAATAACCCATGTTTCCACGCCATCTTTCCCCGACACTCTCTCGTTTTGCCAAGGCATTTCCCATCCTGGCAGTAACGGGCCCTCGCCAGTCCGGCAAGACTACGTTGGTGCGGGCGCTGTTTGCCGATAAACCCTATGTGAGCCTGGAGGACCCCATCGAGCGAGCATTTGCGTTGGAAGACCCTCGTGGGTTTCTGGCGCGCTTCAGGGATGGCGCCGTGTTCGATGAGGCTCAGCGATGGCCAGATTTGTTTTCCTTTCTGCAGGGTATGGTGGACCAATACCGACAGCCTGGTCGTTTTGTTTTGACCGGATCGCAACAATTCGGCTGGCTGGCCGGGGTCACGCAGTCTCTGGCGGGTCGGGTTGGTTTGACGCGCTTGCTGCCCCTGGCCTTGAGCGAACTGCCAACGTCGGCGATGTCCGTCGGGGTGGATTCGCTGTTGTGGCGCGGTGGCTACCCAGTCCTGCATGCGCAGGATGTACCGCCCGGCGATTGGTTTGCCAGTTACGTGGCGACCTATCTGGAGCGAGATGTGCGTCAGGTGTTGAACGTACAGGACTTGAGTGTTTTTCAACGCTTCGTGCGCTTGTGCGCAGGGCGCACCGGGCAATTGCTCAATCTGAGCGGCCTGGCGGGCGAAACCGGTATTTCACATTCCACGGCACGGGCCTGGCTTTCGGTGCTCGAATCTAGCGATCTGGTTTTCCTGTTGCCGCCCTATCATCGAAATTTCGGCAAACGACTGGTCAAGACGCCCAAGCTGTATTTCCTGGATTCCGGCCTGGCATGCTGGTTGTTAGGGATTCGCGATGCCGACACGCTGGCGCTTCACCTATTGCGCGGGGCCTTGTTCGAGTCTTGGATCGTCTCTGACTTCATCAAACAACGTTTCAATGCCGGCCAGCCGGCCGACGTGTTTTTCTGGCGGGACAATAACGGGCTGGAGGCAGATTTGCTGTTCGAAACCGAAGGCAGGTTGCAAACCCTAGAGATCAAATCCGGAAGTACCCCGACGTCGGAGTACATCCGTGCCGGCAAACGTTCAACCGCCTTTGCCCCTGAAGAGGCCGCGATGCCCTGGCTGGTTTACGGCGGTGACGAAAGCCATGTGCGCAATGGGGTACGCCTGGTGTCTTGGCGGGATTTCGGCTCAGTACTTGAGGGTCAGCCAGTGCAGAGTTTGGGACGGGGTTGATGAAGACTGGAATTACGGTGACAGTTTACTAAATACATTCTTTTTCGTCCCGTTCCGGCCCCAAGTAGCAGGCGATCCACACCCCACAAGCAACCCCACGCCTGAATGCCCTCCATTTCCAGATAATCCTTCAGAACATTCCAGGCAAGCTCATGGGTGAATTCGAAGCCTTGGATCAGTCCCTGTTGTTCGAGATCAGAGAGAGGGCGCTGCGCCTTCAGCGCCATGGCAAGCGTGAGTTGGTGCAGGGCACGTTGAAAATTGTCGAAGCGTTGCTTCCAGCGGATGTCCATCGTCACGGTAGTCTCCCAGGTTACTTTTGGAGGATAGGGAACGTACCACGATTAGCCATCTGCGAGTAAAATAATAGGGGACGTACCACGATTAACCCTCTGCCTGCTGCACCGGTCTGTCTGTTTTTCTCCCTCACCGCCCCGCGATCCACGAAGCCAGATCAGGTGCCGTGCTATCACCCAAACAGCTCATCCGGGCTTTCAGCACTGATCACCACGTCAAAGTGCCCATCGGGGTAGGGCAAGTGGGTGTCTGGCACGAGTTGGAAGTCAATGCCCTGGCGTATTTGTAGTTGGTCCACGCGGTTCGCTGAGCGAAGCGGCGGCCTGAGCCTGACCGAAGGGTCGAAGCGAACCGCAGTTGGCTTCGACTCCGCTCAGCCAGCGTTTTTCCTAAATTGATGCCGTCGGGAGCCTTGCCGGTCACAGCAAGCTGCCCTCCTAGCCTATGTGCTGTCAGGGGTTATACTCCGGCAAGGCTGTTTCACCCTATTGGCTGAGGCGTGCGGGCAATCAGATATGAGTTGCCATTGCCCTGCCAGAGTACGCTCATAGGCAAGGCATAAAGCATTCCGCCCAGTGGCAAGACCTGTTCACCAAGATAAAGCACTGCCCCGGCGGCGAAGCGCTCGCCCATCACTTCGGCGAGCATACGCAGGCCCTTCAAGTCGTTTTGAGTGACGCTGCCTGCTGCCTTGACTTCAATACCCAGAATACGGCCATCGGGTGCTTCGAGCAGTAAATCGACTTCGCTGCCTGTCGCGGTGCGAAAATGCCAGGCACTTGCTGTTTGCTGGCTCCATGCCTGTTGCTTGCGGATTTCTTGAATAACAAAGCTTTCCAGCAAGGGGCCGATGTCGGGCGACAGGCTGAGTGCCCTGGCATCCCTTGTTCCACGCAAATGGGCGACAAGGCCGGTGTCCAGTAGATGAATTTTCGGCGATTTGACCAGCCGTTTGCCCAGGTTGGCCGACCAGGCCGGCAAGGGGCGAAACAGAAAAGTGGCTTCCAGCAGACTGAGGTAGCGCTGCAGGCTGGTATGGGGAATGTCGATGGCCCGTGAGATTTCCGCCACGTTCATCAGTCCGCCAACGCGCGCGGCCAGCAGTGCCAAGAGTTTGGGTAGGTCAGTGAGCTTTTCGATGTTCGCCAGATCGCGAATATCGCGTTGCAGTAGGGCGCTAATGTAGCTACGAAACCAGGCAGCGCGGCGTTCGCCAGTACGGCGTGAGACCGCTTCGGGAAAGCCACCGGCAAGCAACCGCTCGCAGATGTCCAGACGATCGACCGCTATCTTGCCCGGCGTCCATGCCTTTGCCGAGAAAAGCCGATCGATCAGGTTGCCTGTCTGGCCGGCCAGTTCGTTTTGGGAAAGGGGATCGAGCGGGATGATTTCCATCCGCTCGGCAAGGGATTCGGCCAGCTTGGGCACCAGGAAGATGTTGGCCGATCCCGTGAGCAGAAATTGGCCCGGCCGGGTGTCGGTATCGACTACCCGCTTGATGGCACGGAAAAGCTCCGGCGCAAGCTGTACTTCGTCGATGACCACCAGGCCGGTATGCCCCGTCACTAGCGCATCTGGGTCGGTCTTTGCCAGGGCGAGGATGGTCGGATCGTCAAGGGAAAGATAGGGCGCCGTATGCATCTTGGCGATGTTTTTTGCCAGTGTTGACTTGCCGGTCTGGCGTGCGCCATTGAGCAGTACAACGCGTGTATCAGCGAGTGAGGCAAGCAGGTTAGCGCGAATGTGGCGTTCAATCATGGTTGCATATTGCCCATGTAGTGGGGAATATGCAACCAGCAAGCGGACCTTAATCAGGTATTTTTGGCCCTCATGGGTTGATGTGCTGCCTAGTTGTAGGGCCGCGGGATCATGAATGAACTTTACCTTGAAATATCGGAATCTCTATCCGAATTATCTAGCCTCAAGGAGTCGACGAGTCTGGCATAGGCCTGGGTCACTCGCTCCCAGTCGAATTTCTGCATCAAGCGCTGGCGCAGGGCTTCGGCCTGCTGCTGGGCTTGTTCCGGCTGGTTGAGTTGTTGCAGTATGCTTGCGGCAAAGGCGGCAGTATCCCTGGGGTCGATGCGCAGCGCCTGCTCTGCTGGGGTAAAGATGTCGTCCAGCACCGGCAGATCGCCCACCAGGACCGGGCAGCCGCAGGCAATGGCCTCGATGGTGACCAGCCCGAGGCCTTCGCGGTCGCCGTTTTCGGCCTGCACGAAGGGGGCAACAAAGAGGCTGGCTTGTTGGTAATGGAGCGTTAGTTGTTCTTGCGGGCAGGCGGCGAGGAA
This is a stretch of genomic DNA from gamma proteobacterium SS-5. It encodes these proteins:
- a CDS encoding glycosyltransferase family 4 protein, whose protein sequence is MRITLLCKRYYTNKDLIEDQFGRLFHIPKQLAKLGHEVNVIALDYRNSKAIERSMDGLTFRTLPSTVWQLPLMPMRAYQAIKKSKPHIFIASGDSHIGYLAWLISKRLACRFVFDVYDYYPAFKGNKLPGMKAMFHKATSQADLVLCASRPLQSRLGQWNSNTLLVENGVDTNLFRPLDKQKARQQLAIDAGIPVIGFFGAITPQRGPLLFAASKILAHKIPNLKILLAGRLQGPSIDLPWIDYRGELSQQEIPNYIAACDLVTLPYANDEFNSMAGPCKIAEYLACQRPVVATRVAGHEAIFEHAPESLCEPNPIEMAAAIEKQLSAGKLIYFSGTLSWIHIAENLNALLLKLKR
- a CDS encoding class I SAM-dependent methyltransferase produces the protein MLQHYFKNLYRRTMDEAYGLAFEQITQAIHEDGSVLDCGANTGGSFHRLQRQINLDTSRYQGIEWNQGCVDQAQAKGLNIIQGDLNRQLPFDNDSFRCVFALSVLEHLLNPCAFMRECHRVLEPQGTLVLLTPNISTLFTIALLIVGKMPSSGPHPDSNALLAGEELFKVSSPNLLPDTESETPVHRHLVVFSYRVLHRYLNMLGFTDIKGYGFGLYPFPNFLQHILEKLDPYHCHQMVFIAEK
- a CDS encoding DUF86 domain-containing protein, which encodes MFERDCTLYLADILDSGQAILSYVKNLDFEQFSTDRMRHAAVIREFEVIGEAVGKLPESLKEKYPDVPWREIKDFRNLPIHQYFGVDLRIVWNTVHQDLPALLSATSSILHGE
- a CDS encoding nucleotidyltransferase family protein, translated to MNRNEILDFLKTHRETLRLDYGVQKIALFGSYARGNATDDSDIDIAVELTEAKKTLSNFFGLKRYLEAQLGQRIDLGIESAMKPAVRETAKQDMLHV
- a CDS encoding methyltransferase domain-containing protein, producing MDQAQAKGRNIIQNDLNQPLSFENESFRCVFALSVLEHLLNGCVFMRVCHPVLEPQGMLVLLTPNRK
- a CDS encoding type II toxin-antitoxin system RelE/ParE family toxin, whose protein sequence is MQQAFMPKAELDLELIGDYIAQDNPRRAKTFVRELREQCGKITQAPKAYRPRPELGKGLRSCPYGNYLVIFHEEPDLVRIVRVLHGAMDMQAQFEEQSPIMPAGK
- a CDS encoding type II toxin-antitoxin system ParD family antitoxin → MPTSVALSPHFEAFIRQPLDSGRFNNVSEVIRNLAALKTEMQSSTNSLFAI
- a CDS encoding type II toxin-antitoxin system ParD family antitoxin — encoded protein: MPTSVALSPHFEAFIRQQLDAGRFNNVSEVVRAGLRLLEEHEAEQAAKLQALREAVAIGLASGPDIPADEVFDRLEAKYQAMAEAKETA
- a CDS encoding ATP-binding protein; this encodes MIPRTLQSELLAQLHEYPVVTLLGPRQAGKTTLVRMALPEYDYVSLEDPENRLIAVEDPKAFLNQYKGNTIFDEVQRAPQLLSYLQGIVDEEQRNGRFVLTGSHQLELRAAISQSLAGRTGILHLLPFSIAELASANIHFDDFEDYVFQGFLPRIHDQRQRPRTAYANYYQTYVERDVRQLIQLKDATLFEKFIKLLAGRVGQIMNHQSLANDVGVDGKTIKEWLSILEASFIIFKLPPYFENFGKRVIKSPKYYFIEPGLLAYLLDIEKPEQVSRDPLMGSIFENLVVVEALKARYNRGMAANLYFYRDSHGNEIDLLHKAGGGMIGMEIKAAATWHPDFKKMLNRFSENTRTLQGKYIAYRGTALSFDDGIQAVPFNKCGKIY
- a CDS encoding ATP-binding protein — its product is MFPRHLSPTLSRFAKAFPILAVTGPRQSGKTTLVRALFADKPYVSLEDPIERAFALEDPRGFLARFRDGAVFDEAQRWPDLFSFLQGMVDQYRQPGRFVLTGSQQFGWLAGVTQSLAGRVGLTRLLPLALSELPTSAMSVGVDSLLWRGGYPVLHAQDVPPGDWFASYVATYLERDVRQVLNVQDLSVFQRFVRLCAGRTGQLLNLSGLAGETGISHSTARAWLSVLESSDLVFLLPPYHRNFGKRLVKTPKLYFLDSGLACWLLGIRDADTLALHLLRGALFESWIVSDFIKQRFNAGQPADVFFWRDNNGLEADLLFETEGRLQTLEIKSGSTPTSEYIRAGKRSTAFAPEEAAMPWLVYGGDESHVRNGVRLVSWRDFGSVLEGQPVQSLGRG
- a CDS encoding ATP-binding protein, with translation MIERHIRANLLASLADTRVVLLNGARQTGKSTLAKNIAKMHTAPYLSLDDPTILALAKTDPDALVTGHTGLVVIDEVQLAPELFRAIKRVVDTDTRPGQFLLTGSANIFLVPKLAESLAERMEIIPLDPLSQNELAGQTGNLIDRLFSAKAWTPGKIAVDRLDICERLLAGGFPEAVSRRTGERRAAWFRSYISALLQRDIRDLANIEKLTDLPKLLALLAARVGGLMNVAEISRAIDIPHTSLQRYLSLLEATFLFRPLPAWSANLGKRLVKSPKIHLLDTGLVAHLRGTRDARALSLSPDIGPLLESFVIQEIRKQQAWSQQTASAWHFRTATGSEVDLLLEAPDGRILGIEVKAAGSVTQNDLKGLRMLAEVMGERFAAGAVLYLGEQVLPLGGMLYALPMSVLWQGNGNSYLIARTPQPIG